In Streptomyces asoensis, a single genomic region encodes these proteins:
- a CDS encoding transglutaminase domain-containing protein, which translates to MEPIQKNPDLSAYLGADEAVDHHHPLVRETAARLARDAEDSYAYASLAFAFVRDTVSHSQDAGDPRVTWRASDVLAQGTGVCHAKAHALAALLRAEDIPTALCYQRLAHDDGVGHVVHGLVAVRFGGAWHRQDPRGNKPGVDARFSLDGERLAFLPDRGAGVWDYPDLHPAPHPAVLGALRAAPDRMRLWRTLPTAL; encoded by the coding sequence ATGGAGCCGATCCAGAAGAACCCCGACCTGTCCGCGTATCTGGGCGCCGACGAGGCCGTCGACCATCACCACCCGCTGGTCCGGGAGACGGCCGCGCGGCTCGCCAGGGACGCCGAGGACTCGTATGCCTATGCGTCGCTGGCCTTCGCCTTCGTCCGGGACACCGTCTCCCATTCGCAGGACGCCGGGGACCCGCGGGTGACATGGCGCGCCTCGGACGTCCTGGCGCAGGGGACGGGTGTCTGTCACGCGAAGGCCCACGCGCTGGCGGCGCTGCTGCGGGCCGAGGACATCCCGACCGCGCTCTGCTACCAGCGTCTCGCGCACGACGACGGCGTCGGTCACGTCGTGCACGGACTCGTCGCGGTCCGCTTCGGCGGGGCCTGGCACCGCCAGGATCCGCGCGGCAACAAGCCGGGCGTGGACGCGCGGTTCTCCCTGGACGGCGAGCGGCTGGCCTTCCTCCCCGACCGCGGGGCGGGCGTGTGGGACTACCCTGACCTCCACCCGGCGCCGCACCCAGCCGTGCTCGGCGCCCTGCGGGCCGCCCCCGACCGGATGCGGCTGTGGAGGACCCTCCCCACCGCCCTGTGA
- a CDS encoding lysophospholipid acyltransferase family protein, with the protein MAELVYRPVVGLAQTLFKAWDLKIDCKGSENIPRSGGAVLVSNHISYLDFIFDGLAALPQKRLVRFMAKESVFRHRISGPLMRGMKHIPVDRNQGETAYAHALESLRAGEIVGVFPEATISQSFTLKSFKSGAARMAQEAGVPLIPVALWGTQRLWTKGHPRNFKRSHTPITIRVGEAIEASRDKYAGAITRQLRERVQELLEAAQRAYPVRPKDANDTWWMPAHLGGTAPTPEQVRAAEAR; encoded by the coding sequence ATGGCAGAGCTTGTCTACCGTCCCGTCGTCGGCCTCGCCCAGACCTTGTTCAAGGCCTGGGACCTCAAGATCGACTGCAAGGGATCGGAGAACATCCCGCGCTCGGGCGGTGCCGTGCTGGTGAGCAATCACATCAGCTACCTGGACTTCATCTTCGACGGCCTGGCCGCGCTCCCGCAGAAGCGCCTCGTGCGGTTCATGGCGAAGGAGTCCGTCTTCCGCCACCGGATCTCCGGTCCGCTGATGCGCGGCATGAAGCACATCCCGGTCGACCGCAACCAGGGCGAGACGGCCTACGCGCACGCCCTGGAGTCCCTGCGGGCGGGCGAGATCGTCGGCGTCTTCCCCGAGGCCACCATCTCCCAGTCGTTCACGCTCAAGAGCTTCAAGTCGGGTGCGGCGCGCATGGCCCAGGAGGCGGGCGTCCCGCTGATCCCGGTGGCCCTGTGGGGCACCCAGCGCCTGTGGACCAAGGGCCACCCGCGCAACTTCAAGCGCAGCCACACCCCGATCACCATCCGCGTCGGAGAGGCGATCGAGGCCTCGCGCGACAAGTACGCCGGGGCGATCACCCGGCAGCTGCGCGAGCGCGTCCAGGAGCTGCTGGAGGCCGCCCAGCGCGCCTACCCCGTCCGTCCCAAGGACGCGAACGACACCTGGTGGATGCCGGCCCACCTGGGCGGTACGGCGCCGACGCCGGAGCAGGTCCGCGCGGCCGAGGCACGCTGA
- a CDS encoding DUF4395 domain-containing protein, with translation MDIDARGPRFGAAVTTVVLAAVLVTGSAWLLAWQTLAFALGAAGGVGRSPYGWVFRRAVRPRIGPPTEFEAPEPPRFAQAVGLLFAGVGLVGLTLGPSWLGLAATGAALAAAFLNAAFGYCLGCEMYLLVRRVAVRTE, from the coding sequence ATGGACATTGATGCGAGGGGCCCGCGCTTCGGGGCCGCCGTGACGACCGTGGTGCTCGCGGCCGTCCTGGTCACCGGCAGCGCCTGGCTGCTGGCGTGGCAGACGCTGGCGTTCGCCCTCGGCGCGGCGGGCGGGGTGGGACGGTCGCCGTACGGCTGGGTGTTCCGCCGGGCCGTACGGCCGAGGATCGGGCCGCCGACGGAGTTCGAGGCGCCGGAGCCGCCGCGGTTCGCGCAGGCGGTCGGCCTGCTGTTCGCGGGCGTGGGTCTGGTCGGTCTGACGCTGGGTCCGAGCTGGCTCGGCCTCGCGGCGACCGGCGCGGCGCTGGCGGCCGCCTTCCTCAATGCCGCTTTCGGGTACTGCCTCGGATGCGAGATGTACCTGCTGGTGCGGCGGGTGGCGGTGCGCACGGAGTAA
- a CDS encoding TlpA family protein disulfide reductase — MTGLVVCVAVLAAASAYGVLQRRRSGRVRVRGRDDGKRLGADRLGGELGERATLVQFSSAFCAPCRATRRILGEVAGVVPGVAHIEIDAEAHLDLVRDLDILKTPTVLVLDADGRVVRRATGQPRKADVIAALGEAV; from the coding sequence ATGACCGGACTGGTGGTGTGCGTGGCGGTGCTCGCGGCGGCGAGCGCCTACGGAGTGCTGCAACGGCGGCGGAGCGGGAGGGTGCGGGTGCGCGGGCGCGACGACGGCAAACGGCTCGGAGCGGACCGGCTCGGCGGTGAACTCGGCGAGCGGGCCACGCTCGTGCAGTTCTCCAGCGCGTTCTGCGCGCCCTGCCGGGCGACCCGCCGGATCCTCGGCGAGGTGGCCGGCGTGGTCCCCGGCGTCGCCCACATCGAGATCGACGCCGAGGCACACCTCGACCTCGTCCGCGATCTCGACATCCTCAAGACCCCCACCGTCCTGGTGCTCGACGCCGACGGCCGCGTCGTGCGGCGCGCCACCGGCCAGCCCCGCAAGGCGGACGTCATCGCCGCCCTGGGGGAGGCCGTGTGA
- a CDS encoding flavin reductase family protein, producing the protein MTATPGLGSPHVASPDLLRSVFRRHAAGVAVITAAGEGGPVGFTATSLSSVSAQPPMLSFGVGTGASSWPALSRATHVGVHILGEHQQALAATFARSGADRFGAPTAWREGPEGVPVLDDVLAWLVCRVVTRVPAGDHRIVLAEVVVGDPEGAGRPLLYHQGRFTALRD; encoded by the coding sequence ATGACGGCCACGCCCGGCCTCGGCTCCCCGCACGTCGCCTCTCCCGATCTGCTGCGCTCCGTCTTCCGCCGGCACGCCGCGGGGGTGGCCGTGATCACCGCCGCCGGCGAGGGCGGTCCGGTCGGCTTCACCGCCACCTCGCTCAGCTCCGTCTCCGCGCAGCCCCCGATGCTCTCGTTCGGCGTCGGCACCGGCGCGTCCAGCTGGCCGGCGCTGTCCCGGGCCACGCACGTGGGTGTGCACATACTCGGCGAGCACCAGCAGGCCCTGGCCGCCACCTTCGCCAGGAGCGGGGCCGACCGCTTCGGCGCGCCGACCGCCTGGCGCGAGGGCCCCGAGGGCGTGCCCGTCCTCGACGACGTGCTCGCGTGGCTGGTGTGCCGGGTCGTCACCCGGGTGCCGGCGGGGGACCACCGCATCGTGCTGGCCGAGGTGGTCGTGGGCGACCCCGAGGGCGCGGGCCGCCCCCTGCTGTACCACCAGGGGCGCTTCACCGCCCTGCGGGATTGA
- a CDS encoding electron transfer flavoprotein subunit beta/FixA family protein has protein sequence MSLRIVVTVKYVPDATGDRHFADDLTVDRDDVDGLLSELDEYAVEQALQISENSDDDVEVTVLTVGPEDAKDALRKALSMGADKAIHVEDDDLHGTDVIGTSLVLAKAIEKAGYDLVISGLASTDGTMGVVPALLAERLGVPQVTLLSEVSVEDGTVKGRRDGDAASEQLEASLPAVVSVTDQSGEARYPSFKGIMAAKKKPVESWDLSDLELEAEEVGLEGAWTAVDSASARPARTAGTIVKDEGEGGKQLAEFLAGQKFI, from the coding sequence GTGAGCTTGAGGATCGTTGTCACTGTGAAGTACGTGCCCGACGCCACTGGCGACCGGCACTTCGCCGATGACCTGACCGTCGACCGGGACGACGTGGACGGTCTGCTCTCCGAGCTCGACGAGTACGCGGTCGAGCAGGCGCTGCAGATCTCCGAGAACTCCGACGACGACGTCGAGGTCACCGTCCTGACGGTGGGCCCCGAGGACGCCAAGGACGCGCTCCGCAAGGCCCTTTCCATGGGTGCCGACAAGGCGATCCACGTCGAGGACGACGACCTGCACGGCACCGATGTCATCGGCACCTCTCTGGTGCTGGCCAAGGCGATCGAGAAGGCCGGCTACGACCTGGTCATCTCCGGCCTGGCCTCCACCGACGGCACCATGGGCGTCGTCCCGGCCCTGCTGGCCGAGCGCCTGGGCGTCCCGCAGGTCACGCTGCTCTCCGAGGTCTCCGTCGAGGACGGCACCGTCAAGGGCCGCCGGGACGGCGACGCCGCCTCCGAGCAGCTCGAGGCCTCCCTGCCGGCCGTCGTGTCGGTCACCGACCAGTCGGGCGAGGCGCGTTACCCCTCGTTCAAGGGCATCATGGCGGCCAAGAAGAAGCCGGTCGAGTCCTGGGACCTGTCCGACCTGGAGCTGGAGGCCGAGGAGGTCGGCCTCGAGGGCGCGTGGACCGCGGTCGACAGCGCCTCCGCGCGTCCCGCCCGCACCGCGGGCACGATCGTCAAGGACGAGGGCGAGGGCGGCAAGCAGCTCGCCGAGTTCCTCGCGGGCCAGAAGTTCATCTAG